From Dasypus novemcinctus isolate mDasNov1 chromosome 8, mDasNov1.1.hap2, whole genome shotgun sequence, the proteins below share one genomic window:
- the RALGDS gene encoding ral guanine nucleotide dissociation stimulator isoform X3, with product MMVDCQSSTQEIGEELVNGVIYTVSLRKVQVHHAVNKGQRWLGFENEPGLNLYETCKVRTVKAGTLEKLVEHLVPAFQGSDLSYVTIFLCTYRAFTTTQQVLDLLFKRYGRCDALTASSRYGCILPYSDEDGGPEDQLKNTISSILGTWLDQYSEDFFQPPDFPCLKQLVAYVQLNMPGSDLERRAHLLLAHLEHSELIEAEPLVPTPAPAPAPELETAPVPAPELEPAPLPAPELEPAPLPAPEVEAAPVPASEVEPVLAPSPEQDIASTLAPEIELEPVPAVVPDTSCPWPVTTENGLSEEKADLLAFPPELVAEQLTRMDAELFKKVVPYHCLGSIWSQRDKKGKEHLAPTVRATVTQFNRVTNCVITTCLGDRSMKALDRARVVEHWIEVARECRILKNFSSLYAILSALQSNSIHRLKKTWEEVSRDSFRLFQKLSEIFSDENNYSLSRELLIKEGTSKFATLEMNPKRAQKRQQQQERGVIQGTVPYLGTFLTDLVMLDTAMKDYLYGRLINFEKRRKEFEVIAQIKLLQSACNNYSIAPEELFVGWFRVMERLSETESYKLSCELEPPSEPASNTLKAKKNAAIIKRWSDRQAPNTDFSTGGSSHSKSCDQLKYGPYLSSGDAADALSVHSAGSSNSDVEEISMSFVPESPDGQEKKFWESPSQSSPETSGISSASSSTSSSSASTTPVATTRTHKRSISGVTNYNSSLPLYNQQVGDCCIIRVSLDVDNGNMYKSILVTSQDKAPTVIRKALDKHHLDEDEPEDYELVQIISEDRKLKIPDNANVFYAMNSTANYDFVLKKRTFTKGAKVKHGASSTLPRMKQKGLKIAKGIF from the exons AGCTCCACGCAGGAGATCGGCGAGGAGCTGGTCAACGGGGTCATCTACACTGTCTCCCTGCGCAAGGTGCAGGTGCACCACGCCGTCAACAAGGGCCAGCGCTGGCTTGGG TTTGAAAATGAGCCAGGCCTGAACCTGTACGAGACCTGCAAGGTGCGGACGGTCAAGGCAGGCACGCTGGAGAAGCTGGTGGAGCACCTGGTGCCCGCCTTCCAGGGCAGCGACCTCTCCTATGTCACCATCTTCCTCTGCACTTACCGCGCCTTCACCACCACCCAGCAGGTCCTGGACCTGCTGTTCAAAAG GTACGGTAGATGTGACGCCCTCACGGCCTCCTCTAGATATGGATGCATCCTCCCTTATTCTGATGAGGATGGTGGACCTGAGGACCAGCTGAAAAA CACCATCTCGTCCATCCTGGGCACCTGGCTGGATCAGTACTCGGAGGATTTCTTTCAGCCCCCGGACTTTCCCTGCCTCAAGCAGCTGGTAGCCTATGTGCAGCTTAACATGCCTGGCTCAGACCTGGAGCGCCGTGCCCACCTTCTCCTTGCCCATCTGGAGCACTCAGAGCTCATCGAGGCAGAACCACTGG TACCAACTCCAGCTCCAGCACCAGCTCCAGAGCTAGAGACAGCCCCGGTGCCAGCTCCAGAGCTAGAGCCAGCCCCACTGCCAGCTCCAGAGCTAGAGCCAGCTCCACTGCCAGCTCCAGAAGTAGAGGCAGCTCCAGTGCCAGCTTCAGAGGTAGAGCCAGTGCTGGCACCATCTCCAGAGCAAGACATAGCCTCAACACTAGCCCCAGAGATAGAGCTAGAGCCAGTACCAGCTGTAGtgccagacacttcctgcccctGGCCTGTGACCACAGAGAATGGACTGAGTGAGGAGAAGGCTGACCTCCTGGCTTTCCCTCCtgagctggtggcagagcagctGACTCGGATGGATGCG gagctgttcaagaaggtggtgcccTATCACTGTCTGGGCTCCATCTGGTCCCAGCGCGACAAGAAAGGCAAGGAGCACCTGGCGCCCACCGTCCGTGCCACCGTCACCCAGTTCAACCGTGTGACCAACTGCGTCATCACCACCTGCCTCGGGGACCGAAGCATGAAGGCCCTGgacagggccagggtggtggagcactggatcGAGGTGGCCAGG gagTGCAGAATCCTCAAGAACTTCTCCTCATTGTACGCCATCCTCTCTGCTCTTCAGAGCAACTCAATTCACCGTCTGAAGAAGACGTGGGAGGAAGTTTCCAG GGACAGCTTCCGCCTATTTCAGAAACTGTCTGAAATTTTCTCGGATGAGAACAACTACTCACTGAGCAGGGAGCTGCTCATCAAG gaggggaCCTCCAAGTTTGCTACCCTGGAGATGAACCCCAAGAGAGCACAGaagaggcagcagcagcaggagagg GGTGTCATCCAGGGCACTGTCCCCTACCTCGGGACATTCCTCACTGACCTGGTGATGCTGGACACTGCCATGAAGGATTATCTGTAT GGTAGACTGATCAACTTTGAAAAGAGGAGGAAG GAGTTCGAAGTGATTGCCCAGATCAAGCTGCTGCAGTCGGCCTGCAACAACTACAGCATCGCCCCTGAGGAGCTGTTTGTGGGCTGGTTCCGGGTGATGGAGAGGCTCAGcgagactgagag TTACAAGCTGTCTTGTGAGCTGGAGCCACCGTCCGAGCCGGCCAGCAACACGCTGAAGGCCAAGAAGAACGCGGCCATCATCAAGCGCTGGAGCGA CCGCCAGGCCCCCAACACAGACTTCAGCACCGGCGGCAGCTCCCACTCCAAGTCCTGTGACCAGCTCAAGTATGGCCCCTACCTCAGCAGCGGGGATGCAGCCGATGCGCTCAGCGTGCACTCGGCCGGCTCCTCCAACTCCGACGTGGAGGAGATCAGCATGAGCTTTGTCCCAGAGTCCCCCGACGGCCAGGAAAAGAAG TTCTGGGAGTCACCATCCCAGTCATCCCCAGAGACCTCCGGCATCAGCTCAGCCTCTAGTAGCACCTCCTCCTCCTCGGCCTCTACCACCCCCGTGGCCACCACACGCACCCACAAGCGCTCCATCTCAGGGGTCACCAACTACAACTCCTCGCTGCCACTCTACAACCAGCAGGTGGGCGACTGCTGCATCATCCGCGTCAGCCTGGACGTGGACAACGGCAACATGTACAAAAGCATCCTG GTGACCAGCCAAGATAAGGCTCCAACTGTGATCCGCAAGGCCTTGGACAAGCACCACCTGGATGAGGATGAGCCAGAGGACTATGAGCTGGTGCAAATTATTTCAGAGGAtcgaa AGCTGAAGATCCCTGACAACGCCAATGTGTTCTACGCCATGAACTCTACTGCCAACTATGACTTTGTCCTGAAAAAACGAACTTTCACCAAGGGGGCCAAGGTCAAGCATGGAGCCAGCTCCACCCTTCCGCGCATGAAGCAGAAGGGACTCAAGATTGCCAAGGGCATCTTCTAG
- the RALGDS gene encoding ral guanine nucleotide dissociation stimulator isoform X4, whose product MMVDCQSSTQEIGEELVNGVIYTVSLRKVQVHHAVNKGQRWLGFENEPGLNLYETCKVRTVKAGTLEKLVEHLVPAFQGSDLSYVTIFLCTYRAFTTTQQVLDLLFKRYGCILPYSDEDGGPEDQLKNTISSILGTWLDQYSEDFFQPPDFPCLKQLVAYVQLNMPGSDLERRAHLLLAHLEHSELIEAEPLVPTPAPAPAPELETAPVPAPELEPAPLPAPELEPAPLPAPEVEAAPVPASEVEPVLAPSPEQDIASTLAPEIELEPVPAVVPDTSCPWPVTTENGLSEEKADLLAFPPELVAEQLTRMDAELFKKVVPYHCLGSIWSQRDKKGKEHLAPTVRATVTQFNRVTNCVITTCLGDRSMKALDRARVVEHWIEVARECRILKNFSSLYAILSALQSNSIHRLKKTWEEVSRDSFRLFQKLSEIFSDENNYSLSRELLIKEGTSKFATLEMNPKRAQKRQQQQERGVIQGTVPYLGTFLTDLVMLDTAMKDYLYGRLINFEKRRKEFEVIAQIKLLQSACNNYSIAPEELFVGWFRVMERLSETESYKLSCELEPPSEPASNTLKAKKNAAIIKRWSDRQAPNTDFSTGGSSHSKSCDQLKYGPYLSSGDAADALSVHSAGSSNSDVEEISMSFVPESPDGQEKKFWESPSQSSPETSGISSASSSTSSSSASTTPVATTRTHKRSISGVTNYNSSLPLYNQQVGDCCIIRVSLDVDNGNMYKSILVTSQDKAPTVIRKALDKHHLDEDEPEDYELVQIISEDRKLKIPDNANVFYAMNSTANYDFVLKKRTFTKGAKVKHGASSTLPRMKQKGLKIAKGIF is encoded by the exons AGCTCCACGCAGGAGATCGGCGAGGAGCTGGTCAACGGGGTCATCTACACTGTCTCCCTGCGCAAGGTGCAGGTGCACCACGCCGTCAACAAGGGCCAGCGCTGGCTTGGG TTTGAAAATGAGCCAGGCCTGAACCTGTACGAGACCTGCAAGGTGCGGACGGTCAAGGCAGGCACGCTGGAGAAGCTGGTGGAGCACCTGGTGCCCGCCTTCCAGGGCAGCGACCTCTCCTATGTCACCATCTTCCTCTGCACTTACCGCGCCTTCACCACCACCCAGCAGGTCCTGGACCTGCTGTTCAAAAG ATATGGATGCATCCTCCCTTATTCTGATGAGGATGGTGGACCTGAGGACCAGCTGAAAAA CACCATCTCGTCCATCCTGGGCACCTGGCTGGATCAGTACTCGGAGGATTTCTTTCAGCCCCCGGACTTTCCCTGCCTCAAGCAGCTGGTAGCCTATGTGCAGCTTAACATGCCTGGCTCAGACCTGGAGCGCCGTGCCCACCTTCTCCTTGCCCATCTGGAGCACTCAGAGCTCATCGAGGCAGAACCACTGG TACCAACTCCAGCTCCAGCACCAGCTCCAGAGCTAGAGACAGCCCCGGTGCCAGCTCCAGAGCTAGAGCCAGCCCCACTGCCAGCTCCAGAGCTAGAGCCAGCTCCACTGCCAGCTCCAGAAGTAGAGGCAGCTCCAGTGCCAGCTTCAGAGGTAGAGCCAGTGCTGGCACCATCTCCAGAGCAAGACATAGCCTCAACACTAGCCCCAGAGATAGAGCTAGAGCCAGTACCAGCTGTAGtgccagacacttcctgcccctGGCCTGTGACCACAGAGAATGGACTGAGTGAGGAGAAGGCTGACCTCCTGGCTTTCCCTCCtgagctggtggcagagcagctGACTCGGATGGATGCG gagctgttcaagaaggtggtgcccTATCACTGTCTGGGCTCCATCTGGTCCCAGCGCGACAAGAAAGGCAAGGAGCACCTGGCGCCCACCGTCCGTGCCACCGTCACCCAGTTCAACCGTGTGACCAACTGCGTCATCACCACCTGCCTCGGGGACCGAAGCATGAAGGCCCTGgacagggccagggtggtggagcactggatcGAGGTGGCCAGG gagTGCAGAATCCTCAAGAACTTCTCCTCATTGTACGCCATCCTCTCTGCTCTTCAGAGCAACTCAATTCACCGTCTGAAGAAGACGTGGGAGGAAGTTTCCAG GGACAGCTTCCGCCTATTTCAGAAACTGTCTGAAATTTTCTCGGATGAGAACAACTACTCACTGAGCAGGGAGCTGCTCATCAAG gaggggaCCTCCAAGTTTGCTACCCTGGAGATGAACCCCAAGAGAGCACAGaagaggcagcagcagcaggagagg GGTGTCATCCAGGGCACTGTCCCCTACCTCGGGACATTCCTCACTGACCTGGTGATGCTGGACACTGCCATGAAGGATTATCTGTAT GGTAGACTGATCAACTTTGAAAAGAGGAGGAAG GAGTTCGAAGTGATTGCCCAGATCAAGCTGCTGCAGTCGGCCTGCAACAACTACAGCATCGCCCCTGAGGAGCTGTTTGTGGGCTGGTTCCGGGTGATGGAGAGGCTCAGcgagactgagag TTACAAGCTGTCTTGTGAGCTGGAGCCACCGTCCGAGCCGGCCAGCAACACGCTGAAGGCCAAGAAGAACGCGGCCATCATCAAGCGCTGGAGCGA CCGCCAGGCCCCCAACACAGACTTCAGCACCGGCGGCAGCTCCCACTCCAAGTCCTGTGACCAGCTCAAGTATGGCCCCTACCTCAGCAGCGGGGATGCAGCCGATGCGCTCAGCGTGCACTCGGCCGGCTCCTCCAACTCCGACGTGGAGGAGATCAGCATGAGCTTTGTCCCAGAGTCCCCCGACGGCCAGGAAAAGAAG TTCTGGGAGTCACCATCCCAGTCATCCCCAGAGACCTCCGGCATCAGCTCAGCCTCTAGTAGCACCTCCTCCTCCTCGGCCTCTACCACCCCCGTGGCCACCACACGCACCCACAAGCGCTCCATCTCAGGGGTCACCAACTACAACTCCTCGCTGCCACTCTACAACCAGCAGGTGGGCGACTGCTGCATCATCCGCGTCAGCCTGGACGTGGACAACGGCAACATGTACAAAAGCATCCTG GTGACCAGCCAAGATAAGGCTCCAACTGTGATCCGCAAGGCCTTGGACAAGCACCACCTGGATGAGGATGAGCCAGAGGACTATGAGCTGGTGCAAATTATTTCAGAGGAtcgaa AGCTGAAGATCCCTGACAACGCCAATGTGTTCTACGCCATGAACTCTACTGCCAACTATGACTTTGTCCTGAAAAAACGAACTTTCACCAAGGGGGCCAAGGTCAAGCATGGAGCCAGCTCCACCCTTCCGCGCATGAAGCAGAAGGGACTCAAGATTGCCAAGGGCATCTTCTAG
- the RALGDS gene encoding ral guanine nucleotide dissociation stimulator isoform X2 — protein sequence MVQRMWAEAAGPAGGAEPLFPGSRRSRSVWDAVRLEVGVPDSCAVVLHSFTQLDPDLPRLESSTQEIGEELVNGVIYTVSLRKVQVHHAVNKGQRWLGFENEPGLNLYETCKVRTVKAGTLEKLVEHLVPAFQGSDLSYVTIFLCTYRAFTTTQQVLDLLFKRYGCILPYSDEDGGPEDQLKNTISSILGTWLDQYSEDFFQPPDFPCLKQLVAYVQLNMPGSDLERRAHLLLAHLEHSELIEAEPLVPTPAPAPAPELETAPVPAPELEPAPLPAPELEPAPLPAPEVEAAPVPASEVEPVLAPSPEQDIASTLAPEIELEPVPAVVPDTSCPWPVTTENGLSEEKADLLAFPPELVAEQLTRMDAELFKKVVPYHCLGSIWSQRDKKGKEHLAPTVRATVTQFNRVTNCVITTCLGDRSMKALDRARVVEHWIEVARECRILKNFSSLYAILSALQSNSIHRLKKTWEEVSRDSFRLFQKLSEIFSDENNYSLSRELLIKEGTSKFATLEMNPKRAQKRQQQQERGVIQGTVPYLGTFLTDLVMLDTAMKDYLYGRLINFEKRRKEFEVIAQIKLLQSACNNYSIAPEELFVGWFRVMERLSETESYKLSCELEPPSEPASNTLKAKKNAAIIKRWSDRQAPNTDFSTGGSSHSKSCDQLKYGPYLSSGDAADALSVHSAGSSNSDVEEISMSFVPESPDGQEKKFWESPSQSSPETSGISSASSSTSSSSASTTPVATTRTHKRSISGVTNYNSSLPLYNQQVGDCCIIRVSLDVDNGNMYKSILVTSQDKAPTVIRKALDKHHLDEDEPEDYELVQIISEDRKLKIPDNANVFYAMNSTANYDFVLKKRTFTKGAKVKHGASSTLPRMKQKGLKIAKGIF from the exons AGCTCCACGCAGGAGATCGGCGAGGAGCTGGTCAACGGGGTCATCTACACTGTCTCCCTGCGCAAGGTGCAGGTGCACCACGCCGTCAACAAGGGCCAGCGCTGGCTTGGG TTTGAAAATGAGCCAGGCCTGAACCTGTACGAGACCTGCAAGGTGCGGACGGTCAAGGCAGGCACGCTGGAGAAGCTGGTGGAGCACCTGGTGCCCGCCTTCCAGGGCAGCGACCTCTCCTATGTCACCATCTTCCTCTGCACTTACCGCGCCTTCACCACCACCCAGCAGGTCCTGGACCTGCTGTTCAAAAG ATATGGATGCATCCTCCCTTATTCTGATGAGGATGGTGGACCTGAGGACCAGCTGAAAAA CACCATCTCGTCCATCCTGGGCACCTGGCTGGATCAGTACTCGGAGGATTTCTTTCAGCCCCCGGACTTTCCCTGCCTCAAGCAGCTGGTAGCCTATGTGCAGCTTAACATGCCTGGCTCAGACCTGGAGCGCCGTGCCCACCTTCTCCTTGCCCATCTGGAGCACTCAGAGCTCATCGAGGCAGAACCACTGG TACCAACTCCAGCTCCAGCACCAGCTCCAGAGCTAGAGACAGCCCCGGTGCCAGCTCCAGAGCTAGAGCCAGCCCCACTGCCAGCTCCAGAGCTAGAGCCAGCTCCACTGCCAGCTCCAGAAGTAGAGGCAGCTCCAGTGCCAGCTTCAGAGGTAGAGCCAGTGCTGGCACCATCTCCAGAGCAAGACATAGCCTCAACACTAGCCCCAGAGATAGAGCTAGAGCCAGTACCAGCTGTAGtgccagacacttcctgcccctGGCCTGTGACCACAGAGAATGGACTGAGTGAGGAGAAGGCTGACCTCCTGGCTTTCCCTCCtgagctggtggcagagcagctGACTCGGATGGATGCG gagctgttcaagaaggtggtgcccTATCACTGTCTGGGCTCCATCTGGTCCCAGCGCGACAAGAAAGGCAAGGAGCACCTGGCGCCCACCGTCCGTGCCACCGTCACCCAGTTCAACCGTGTGACCAACTGCGTCATCACCACCTGCCTCGGGGACCGAAGCATGAAGGCCCTGgacagggccagggtggtggagcactggatcGAGGTGGCCAGG gagTGCAGAATCCTCAAGAACTTCTCCTCATTGTACGCCATCCTCTCTGCTCTTCAGAGCAACTCAATTCACCGTCTGAAGAAGACGTGGGAGGAAGTTTCCAG GGACAGCTTCCGCCTATTTCAGAAACTGTCTGAAATTTTCTCGGATGAGAACAACTACTCACTGAGCAGGGAGCTGCTCATCAAG gaggggaCCTCCAAGTTTGCTACCCTGGAGATGAACCCCAAGAGAGCACAGaagaggcagcagcagcaggagagg GGTGTCATCCAGGGCACTGTCCCCTACCTCGGGACATTCCTCACTGACCTGGTGATGCTGGACACTGCCATGAAGGATTATCTGTAT GGTAGACTGATCAACTTTGAAAAGAGGAGGAAG GAGTTCGAAGTGATTGCCCAGATCAAGCTGCTGCAGTCGGCCTGCAACAACTACAGCATCGCCCCTGAGGAGCTGTTTGTGGGCTGGTTCCGGGTGATGGAGAGGCTCAGcgagactgagag TTACAAGCTGTCTTGTGAGCTGGAGCCACCGTCCGAGCCGGCCAGCAACACGCTGAAGGCCAAGAAGAACGCGGCCATCATCAAGCGCTGGAGCGA CCGCCAGGCCCCCAACACAGACTTCAGCACCGGCGGCAGCTCCCACTCCAAGTCCTGTGACCAGCTCAAGTATGGCCCCTACCTCAGCAGCGGGGATGCAGCCGATGCGCTCAGCGTGCACTCGGCCGGCTCCTCCAACTCCGACGTGGAGGAGATCAGCATGAGCTTTGTCCCAGAGTCCCCCGACGGCCAGGAAAAGAAG TTCTGGGAGTCACCATCCCAGTCATCCCCAGAGACCTCCGGCATCAGCTCAGCCTCTAGTAGCACCTCCTCCTCCTCGGCCTCTACCACCCCCGTGGCCACCACACGCACCCACAAGCGCTCCATCTCAGGGGTCACCAACTACAACTCCTCGCTGCCACTCTACAACCAGCAGGTGGGCGACTGCTGCATCATCCGCGTCAGCCTGGACGTGGACAACGGCAACATGTACAAAAGCATCCTG GTGACCAGCCAAGATAAGGCTCCAACTGTGATCCGCAAGGCCTTGGACAAGCACCACCTGGATGAGGATGAGCCAGAGGACTATGAGCTGGTGCAAATTATTTCAGAGGAtcgaa AGCTGAAGATCCCTGACAACGCCAATGTGTTCTACGCCATGAACTCTACTGCCAACTATGACTTTGTCCTGAAAAAACGAACTTTCACCAAGGGGGCCAAGGTCAAGCATGGAGCCAGCTCCACCCTTCCGCGCATGAAGCAGAAGGGACTCAAGATTGCCAAGGGCATCTTCTAG
- the RALGDS gene encoding ral guanine nucleotide dissociation stimulator isoform X1, translated as MVQRMWAEAAGPAGGAEPLFPGSRRSRSVWDAVRLEVGVPDSCAVVLHSFTQLDPDLPRLESSTQEIGEELVNGVIYTVSLRKVQVHHAVNKGQRWLGFENEPGLNLYETCKVRTVKAGTLEKLVEHLVPAFQGSDLSYVTIFLCTYRAFTTTQQVLDLLFKRYGRCDALTASSRYGCILPYSDEDGGPEDQLKNTISSILGTWLDQYSEDFFQPPDFPCLKQLVAYVQLNMPGSDLERRAHLLLAHLEHSELIEAEPLVPTPAPAPAPELETAPVPAPELEPAPLPAPELEPAPLPAPEVEAAPVPASEVEPVLAPSPEQDIASTLAPEIELEPVPAVVPDTSCPWPVTTENGLSEEKADLLAFPPELVAEQLTRMDAELFKKVVPYHCLGSIWSQRDKKGKEHLAPTVRATVTQFNRVTNCVITTCLGDRSMKALDRARVVEHWIEVARECRILKNFSSLYAILSALQSNSIHRLKKTWEEVSRDSFRLFQKLSEIFSDENNYSLSRELLIKEGTSKFATLEMNPKRAQKRQQQQERGVIQGTVPYLGTFLTDLVMLDTAMKDYLYGRLINFEKRRKEFEVIAQIKLLQSACNNYSIAPEELFVGWFRVMERLSETESYKLSCELEPPSEPASNTLKAKKNAAIIKRWSDRQAPNTDFSTGGSSHSKSCDQLKYGPYLSSGDAADALSVHSAGSSNSDVEEISMSFVPESPDGQEKKFWESPSQSSPETSGISSASSSTSSSSASTTPVATTRTHKRSISGVTNYNSSLPLYNQQVGDCCIIRVSLDVDNGNMYKSILVTSQDKAPTVIRKALDKHHLDEDEPEDYELVQIISEDRKLKIPDNANVFYAMNSTANYDFVLKKRTFTKGAKVKHGASSTLPRMKQKGLKIAKGIF; from the exons AGCTCCACGCAGGAGATCGGCGAGGAGCTGGTCAACGGGGTCATCTACACTGTCTCCCTGCGCAAGGTGCAGGTGCACCACGCCGTCAACAAGGGCCAGCGCTGGCTTGGG TTTGAAAATGAGCCAGGCCTGAACCTGTACGAGACCTGCAAGGTGCGGACGGTCAAGGCAGGCACGCTGGAGAAGCTGGTGGAGCACCTGGTGCCCGCCTTCCAGGGCAGCGACCTCTCCTATGTCACCATCTTCCTCTGCACTTACCGCGCCTTCACCACCACCCAGCAGGTCCTGGACCTGCTGTTCAAAAG GTACGGTAGATGTGACGCCCTCACGGCCTCCTCTAGATATGGATGCATCCTCCCTTATTCTGATGAGGATGGTGGACCTGAGGACCAGCTGAAAAA CACCATCTCGTCCATCCTGGGCACCTGGCTGGATCAGTACTCGGAGGATTTCTTTCAGCCCCCGGACTTTCCCTGCCTCAAGCAGCTGGTAGCCTATGTGCAGCTTAACATGCCTGGCTCAGACCTGGAGCGCCGTGCCCACCTTCTCCTTGCCCATCTGGAGCACTCAGAGCTCATCGAGGCAGAACCACTGG TACCAACTCCAGCTCCAGCACCAGCTCCAGAGCTAGAGACAGCCCCGGTGCCAGCTCCAGAGCTAGAGCCAGCCCCACTGCCAGCTCCAGAGCTAGAGCCAGCTCCACTGCCAGCTCCAGAAGTAGAGGCAGCTCCAGTGCCAGCTTCAGAGGTAGAGCCAGTGCTGGCACCATCTCCAGAGCAAGACATAGCCTCAACACTAGCCCCAGAGATAGAGCTAGAGCCAGTACCAGCTGTAGtgccagacacttcctgcccctGGCCTGTGACCACAGAGAATGGACTGAGTGAGGAGAAGGCTGACCTCCTGGCTTTCCCTCCtgagctggtggcagagcagctGACTCGGATGGATGCG gagctgttcaagaaggtggtgcccTATCACTGTCTGGGCTCCATCTGGTCCCAGCGCGACAAGAAAGGCAAGGAGCACCTGGCGCCCACCGTCCGTGCCACCGTCACCCAGTTCAACCGTGTGACCAACTGCGTCATCACCACCTGCCTCGGGGACCGAAGCATGAAGGCCCTGgacagggccagggtggtggagcactggatcGAGGTGGCCAGG gagTGCAGAATCCTCAAGAACTTCTCCTCATTGTACGCCATCCTCTCTGCTCTTCAGAGCAACTCAATTCACCGTCTGAAGAAGACGTGGGAGGAAGTTTCCAG GGACAGCTTCCGCCTATTTCAGAAACTGTCTGAAATTTTCTCGGATGAGAACAACTACTCACTGAGCAGGGAGCTGCTCATCAAG gaggggaCCTCCAAGTTTGCTACCCTGGAGATGAACCCCAAGAGAGCACAGaagaggcagcagcagcaggagagg GGTGTCATCCAGGGCACTGTCCCCTACCTCGGGACATTCCTCACTGACCTGGTGATGCTGGACACTGCCATGAAGGATTATCTGTAT GGTAGACTGATCAACTTTGAAAAGAGGAGGAAG GAGTTCGAAGTGATTGCCCAGATCAAGCTGCTGCAGTCGGCCTGCAACAACTACAGCATCGCCCCTGAGGAGCTGTTTGTGGGCTGGTTCCGGGTGATGGAGAGGCTCAGcgagactgagag TTACAAGCTGTCTTGTGAGCTGGAGCCACCGTCCGAGCCGGCCAGCAACACGCTGAAGGCCAAGAAGAACGCGGCCATCATCAAGCGCTGGAGCGA CCGCCAGGCCCCCAACACAGACTTCAGCACCGGCGGCAGCTCCCACTCCAAGTCCTGTGACCAGCTCAAGTATGGCCCCTACCTCAGCAGCGGGGATGCAGCCGATGCGCTCAGCGTGCACTCGGCCGGCTCCTCCAACTCCGACGTGGAGGAGATCAGCATGAGCTTTGTCCCAGAGTCCCCCGACGGCCAGGAAAAGAAG TTCTGGGAGTCACCATCCCAGTCATCCCCAGAGACCTCCGGCATCAGCTCAGCCTCTAGTAGCACCTCCTCCTCCTCGGCCTCTACCACCCCCGTGGCCACCACACGCACCCACAAGCGCTCCATCTCAGGGGTCACCAACTACAACTCCTCGCTGCCACTCTACAACCAGCAGGTGGGCGACTGCTGCATCATCCGCGTCAGCCTGGACGTGGACAACGGCAACATGTACAAAAGCATCCTG GTGACCAGCCAAGATAAGGCTCCAACTGTGATCCGCAAGGCCTTGGACAAGCACCACCTGGATGAGGATGAGCCAGAGGACTATGAGCTGGTGCAAATTATTTCAGAGGAtcgaa AGCTGAAGATCCCTGACAACGCCAATGTGTTCTACGCCATGAACTCTACTGCCAACTATGACTTTGTCCTGAAAAAACGAACTTTCACCAAGGGGGCCAAGGTCAAGCATGGAGCCAGCTCCACCCTTCCGCGCATGAAGCAGAAGGGACTCAAGATTGCCAAGGGCATCTTCTAG